The Rudaeicoccus suwonensis sequence CCGACCGACTGGATGATCGTGGCGATGCCCGAGATGAGCAGATCGGCACTGACCAGGATCGCGATGTCCGGACCCTTGAGGCCGACGGCCGGTCCCACGATGAGGGGGACCGCGACGGCCCCGGCATACATGATGAACAGGTGCTGGAGGCCCAGCACCAACAGACGAGGTGCTGGCAGCACCTCGTCCACTGGATGTGTTGTGGATGATTTTTCAGCGGCTGGTGCGCTCATGTCCGACCCTCTCGACGGTGGGGACGATCAGCGCAGACTAGAGCCGCGGAGGGGTCGAACGTAAGAGAAATGGAAAAGAAATTTCGCATGCCGGTACTTTGCGGGTGCCGGAGGGGTCGCGTGGACGTAATTGATGGGGGTGTCGGTTGGGTGAAGAGCGCCGCCCGAACGCCTGTTGTCGGGACTGTGCCGTGCCCCGGCCGCGTGGGGCAGTGCAGAGCGTGCGCGGGGGTGTCGGCGCGCGAAACTGCGTCACACGCGCCGGTGGCGGCGGCTGTCGGCGCGCGGGAAACTGCGCGAGCTGAGTCAGCTGCAGTGTCCGGCGTTCTGCGGGATCTGACCCGCCGCCGCAGCGAAGGCGGCGAGTCCCCACGCGGCGTACTTCGTGGGGATGAGCACCTCGATGGCGGGGGAGCGCCCGAAGGTCACGAAACGTGTGCCGTCATCCAGGGGTGAACTGACCCAGTCGATGCCGTTGGTCTGCAGACATCCGGCCGCGGTCGGTGCGGGAGTTCCGACGCCGCAGCGGGCGATGATGGCCGGGTTGCCCCACGCCCGCACGGTGGGCGAGGAGACCGACACCTTCCGTGCAGTCTGGCTCGACACCGTGACCGGCCAATGTGCAGAAGCCTTGGCGCACAACGGATTCGAGGAGTAAGCGGCGACCGACACCTTCACGGTGCCGGCGCCCGAACCGCACCCGGAGAGCGCCAGCGCCATACCTGGTATGACGGCCGCTGCCGCGGCGCGCCTGCCGCGACGCACTACGGGTGGACCACCGTGCAGGTGAGCGTGCGCATGATGCCGGGCACGTCCTGGATCTTGGCGATGACCAGAGTGCCGAGTTCGTCCAGTGTGGGCGCCTCGGCCTGTGCGATGACGTCGTAGGGGCCCGTCACGTCGTCGGAGGAGATGACCCCGCTGACGTCGCGGACCGCAGCAGCCACGGCTGTCGCCTTGCCGAGATCGGCCTGGATGAGGATGTACGCCTGGACCATGCGCTGCCTTCCCTTGCGGAGAACTGCGTGAATGAACCTGCTCGACGAACCACATGTGACACCGTGATGGTGGCCGCATGTCGTCGCCGCCGAACCCGGTGCAGACGCTACCGTGCAGGGCTGACCGTGACGGCCGCGAGGGTAGGAGCACCGATGAGCGCCGCAGACGAACCCGCCACCCTCGGGGACATCAACGAGGATGGGCTCCTGGCGGGCATTTTCCCCGGCCTGCCGACGAGCGACCGTGTGCTGATCGGCCCGGGTGACGACGCGGCACTGCTGCAGGTGCGCACCGGGGCGACGCTGGCCACCACGGACACCATGGTGCTGAATCGCGACTGGCGCGACGAGTGGTCCACCGGATACGACGTCGGCCACAAGCTGGTCACTCAGAACGTCGCCGATGTCGCAGCGATGGGCGGCCGGTGCACCGGACTGCTGGTGACACTCGTGGCGGATGCCGCGACGTCACTCACCTGGGTTCGCGCGTTCAACGACGGACTCTGCCAGGCAGCGGTGGACGCAGGAACGGCCGTGCTCGGCGGCGACCTGTCCTCGGCACCTGTCGGTGTGCGAATGGTGTCGATCACCGCTCTCGGCGAGTTCGAGGCCGGCGTGTCGCCGGTGCGCCGAAGTGGTGCCCGGGTCGGTGACGTGGTCGCCGTGAGCGGTGGTCTGGGCCGTGCCGCAGCAGGGTTGCTGCTGTTGCAAAGGGGTCGTGAGCAGGACGCCCCACACCTGGTCGATTTCCAGCGCCGGCCGGTCACCGACTATGCCCAGGGTCCGGCCGCCGCGCGCAGCGGCGCGACCGCGATGCTCGACATCTCCGACGGCCTCGTGCGCGACGCCGGCCGGATCGCGGCTGCCAGCGGCGTCTTGCTCGCCATCGACGACGCGGTCTTGCGATCCGACGTCGACGACCTTGCGCCATACGTCGGGGATCAGGCACGCCAGTGCGTTCTCGCCGGCGGCGAGGAACACACGCTGCTGGCCACATTTCCATCGCAGAGCGTGCCCGCCGGGTGGCGTGTGATCGGTTCCGTCGAAGCCGGGTCCGGAGTGACAGTTGGTGGCGAACAGCACTCAGGTGGCGGATGGGATCACTTTTCCGCCTGAAACGATCACAATCGGTCGTTCGTTCGTGTTTTCTCGAGTTGTAGTCTGGGAAAATCTTGTGTTCCCCGTCACGCCGATTTCGGTCGGCGAACTACATTGGAAAGCTCAGGTTCAGGCATGCATATGGCCTCACCCGGGTTGCGGCTCGACGCCGGACCCGTTGACTACATCCTGATCGCGCTGTACTTCGTCTTCGTCCTCGGCATCGGCCTCATCGCCCGCCGGCAGGTCTCCAGCAGCGTCGACTTCTTCCTGTCCGGCCGGTCGCTGCCGGCGTGGATCACCGGTCTGGCGTTCATCTCGGCCAACCTCGGCGCCACCGAGATCATGGGTATGTCGGCCAACGGCGCCCAGATCGGTATGGCGACCTTCCACTACTACTGGATCGGCGCGATCCCGGCGATGCTCTTCCTCGCCGTGGTGATGATGCCGTTCTATTACGGCTCCGGTGTGCGCAGCGTGCCGGAGTTCATGTATCGGCGATTCGGTGCGACCGCACATCTGGTCAACGCGATCAGCTTCGCGGTCGCCCAGGTGCTGATCGCCGGCATCAACCTCTATCTGCTGGCCACCATCGTCAACACGCTGTTCGGCTGGAACATCTGGGTGTCGACCATCATCGCCGCTGTGATCGTGCTGTCGTACATCACCCTCGGCGGCCTGTCGGCAGCGATCTACAACGAGGTGCTGCAGTTCTTCGTGATCGTCGCCGCACTGCTGCCGCTGACGCTGATCGCCATGCACAAGATCGGCGGATGGAGCGGCCTGAGTCACAAGCTGCACGGTCTCGAGGCGCAGCACTTCTACGCGCATGACCCCATGACGTCCTGGCCCGGTCAGGGCCTGACCGGCTTCAGCAGCTCGTTCCTGTCGATCCTGGGCATCGTCTTCGGCCTGGGCTTCGTGCTGTCGTTCGGTTACTGGACCACGAACTTCGTGGAGGTCCAGCGCGCGATGGTGAGCAAGAACATGAACTCCGCTCGGCGCGCGCCGATCATCGGCACCTTTCCCAAGATGTTCATCCCGTTCATCATCATCATCCCTGGTATGGCGGCCGCCGGGCTCGGCGCCTTCGCCGGTGACTCCAAGCCGGACTACAACAACGCGCTGTTGTTCCTGATGCGCGACCTGTTGCCGAACGGTCTGCTCGGTGTCGCGATCGCCGGAATGCTGGCGGCCTTCATGGCCGGTATGGCGGCGAACATCTCGGCGTTCAACACAGTCTTCACGTATGACATCTGGCAGTCGTATGTGAAGAAGGACCGCAGCGACCAGTACTACCTGAGCATCGGTCGTGTCGCCACCATTGCGGCGACCGCCATCGCGGTGCTGACGTCATACTTCGCGAGCCAGTACTCCAACGTGATGTCGTACCTGCAGACGTTGTTCGGGTTCTTCAACGCGCCGCTGTTCGCGACCTTCATCCTCGGGATGTTCTGGAAGCGGATGACCGCGACGGCCGGCTGGGTCGGCCTCGTGTCCGGCACGCTCGGAGCAGTCGTCGTCGGTGTGCTGTCCAAGGACGCGCTCGGTGGGGCGTCTATCGGTGTGCTGAATCTGAGTGGTCAGGGGGCCAGCTTCGTGTGCGCCGGTGCGGCGTTCGTGATCGACATCGTCGTGAGCGTCGCGGTCAGCCTGGTCACCGTGCCCAAGCCCGACTCCGAACTGCGCGGCCTGGTCAAGTCGGTCACGCCCAAGGCGGACCACGACGAAGGTGAGGTCGCGCACTGGTGGCTGTCGCCGGTCAAGCTGGCCGGTGTCTCCCTGGTCATGGTCGTCATCCTCAACGTGGTCTTCCACTGACGCCACAGCTGCGAAAGGAATCTGACATGACACCTGAAAAGGCTTCTACCGCACCGGCTTCCAGTGACGCTGGAGGCTCGAACCGGCGTGCTGCCGGGTTGTTCGACGTCCGCAACATCATCGCGGCACTTCTCGGCATCTACGGCGTCGTGCTGACGATCATGGGCATCGTCAACTTCACCGATGCCGACAAGCACAAGAGCGACAACGTGAACCTCAACCTGTGGACGGGGCTTGCCCTGATCGTCGTTGCGGTACTCATGGCGCTGTGGTGCGCCCTGCGGCCGATCGTCGTCGATGAGGCCGAGGTCGCTCGGGTCCGCGAGGAGATGGAGCACGGACCCGCGCACTGATCCGCGCAAGTGTGAGGAGGGGTCGGAGGCTTCACCGGTCTGACGATCGCTCGACAGCGAATGAGCCGCCCGGGAGTCATTCCAGGGCGGCTCATCCGCGCGTGCGGCGCGATGCGCCGCGAGGTGTCGATGTTTGTCGCGTCCGGTCTGGCCGCTCCCCGCGAGATGTCGGTTTTGGCCGCTTCTGGTCGGTCCGCCCGTCACGAGGTGTCGTTGTTTGCCGGATTCGGAGGTGGGTTCCGACCAGGAATGACATCTCGTGGGGCCAGGGGGGCGGTTTCGGCGAAAGGTGACATCTCGCGCGATCTGGATGGTGCGTTGCGCCGCGAGGTGTGGTCGGTTGCCGTGTCCGGTGTGGCCGCTCCCTGCGAGATGTCGTTGGTTGTCGTGTCCGGTCTGGGCGCTCCCCGCGAGGTGTCGGTTTTGGCCGCTTCTGGTCGGTCCGCCCGTCACGAGGTGTCGTTGTTTGCCGGATTCGGAGGTGGGTTCCGACCAGGAGTGACATCTCGTGGGGGCAGGGGGGGGCGGTTTCGGCGAAAGGTGACATCTCGCGCGATCTGGATGGTGCGTTGCGCCGCGAGGTGTGGTCGGTTTTGGCCGCTTCTGGTCGGTCCGCCCGGCACGAGATGTCGTTTCTTGCCGCTTCTGGTCGGTCCGCCCGGCACGAGATGTCGTTTCTTGCCGCGTTCGCTGCGCGTGCGCCGCGTCCCTGAGCGTGCAACGGACACTCGGCATACGAAAAGGCCGGACCCCCGATACGGGAGACCGGCCTTTGCGGCAATCAGGAACGCGTCAGCGCTTGACCTTGCCTGCCTTGAGGCAGGAGGTGCAGACGTTCAGTCGCTTCGGGGTCACGCCCGCCTCGCCCACGAGCGCCTTGACGCGCTGGATGTTGGGGTTCCAACGACGCTTGGTACGGCGGTGCGAGTGCGAGATGCTGTGACCGAAGCCTGGTCCCTTGCCGCAGACGTCGCAGGTGGCAGCCACGGTGAATCTCCTTGATTGATTGACAAACGATCGGTGCCCGGTTCCGGGCGTCCCGCGCGCAGCGCGCCATCGGGAACCGCCCAAGCGTAGCCGAGGCCGGGCGCGGGCACCAAAACGGCTACGCTCCCGGTGACCACCTGTGCCCCGTCCGGAAAGCGAGCCGAGAACGTATGCCGCTCGCGCACCTTGATCTCGTGGCGCTGCGGCGGTGGGTCATCACGGCCCGCGCCGACCTCGCCGCGTATGCCGATGCACTCAATCATCTCAACGTCTTTCCTGTGCCGGACGGCGACACCGGCACCAATCTGCTGATGACCGTCGACGGGGCTTTGGCGCAGTTGGGCGACGAGGCGCCCTCCGACATACAGCACGCGGCGGCGACGATGTCGGAGGCGACACTGACGTCTGCGCGTGGCAATTCCGGGGTGATCCTCAGCCAGCTGACGCGCGGCATCGCCGACGTACTCAGGGAGGTCGACGACGACACCCTCGACGGACACCACGTGGCGGCGATCCTGTCGCGCGCAGCGCGTCTTGCCCGCGACGGTGTGAGCCGTCCGGAGGGCGGCACCGTGCTCAGTGTCGCCTCCGCAGCGGCATCGGCTGCGGTCGCGGCCGACGCGGCGGGAGCCGAACTCGCAGGCGTCGTCGACGCCGCCGTCGCCGGTGCCGGCGAGGCATTGATCCGCACCCGCACCGAACACGAGGTGCTGCGCCGGGCAGGGGTCGTCGACGCCGGCGGAGCCGGCTACCTGCTGGTCATCGAGGCGCTGCAACGCGTGGTGCGCGGCGACGGTGGCCTGGCGATGTCGCCCGGGTCGGCGCCGGAGTGGTTGCGGATCAGCCTCGACTCCGCGGCGGTCGGCCCATCCGGTGTGCCGCCGGACGTGTGCGCTTCAGAGTCGTATGACGCAGGCCCGGCATACGAGGTGATGTTTCTGATCGCCGACTCCGACGACGCCCGGGTGCGTTCGCTCAAGCAGCGTCTCGACGCGCTGGGGGACTCCCTCGTCGTTGCCGGAGGCCCGCACCTGTGGTCGGTGCACGTGCATGTCGACGACGTCGCGGCCGCGGTCAACCACGCGGTGGACGCGGGCCGGCCGCACCGCTTCGTGATCAGCCGGTTCGCCGACGAAGACCGCGCCCGCGCCCGAGGCGCACGGGTGGTCGCGATCGTGCGCAGCGACGGCGTCGCCGAGGTCGCTCAGGCCGCGGGCGCCGAGGTGCTGCGCAGCGCGACGCAGGAAGTGCTG is a genomic window containing:
- a CDS encoding sodium:solute symporter family protein yields the protein MASPGLRLDAGPVDYILIALYFVFVLGIGLIARRQVSSSVDFFLSGRSLPAWITGLAFISANLGATEIMGMSANGAQIGMATFHYYWIGAIPAMLFLAVVMMPFYYGSGVRSVPEFMYRRFGATAHLVNAISFAVAQVLIAGINLYLLATIVNTLFGWNIWVSTIIAAVIVLSYITLGGLSAAIYNEVLQFFVIVAALLPLTLIAMHKIGGWSGLSHKLHGLEAQHFYAHDPMTSWPGQGLTGFSSSFLSILGIVFGLGFVLSFGYWTTNFVEVQRAMVSKNMNSARRAPIIGTFPKMFIPFIIIIPGMAAAGLGAFAGDSKPDYNNALLFLMRDLLPNGLLGVAIAGMLAAFMAGMAANISAFNTVFTYDIWQSYVKKDRSDQYYLSIGRVATIAATAIAVLTSYFASQYSNVMSYLQTLFGFFNAPLFATFILGMFWKRMTATAGWVGLVSGTLGAVVVGVLSKDALGGASIGVLNLSGQGASFVCAGAAFVIDIVVSVAVSLVTVPKPDSELRGLVKSVTPKADHDEGEVAHWWLSPVKLAGVSLVMVVILNVVFH
- a CDS encoding Lrp/AsnC ligand binding domain-containing protein, which encodes MVQAYILIQADLGKATAVAAAVRDVSGVISSDDVTGPYDVIAQAEAPTLDELGTLVIAKIQDVPGIMRTLTCTVVHP
- a CDS encoding DUF3515 family protein; its protein translation is MRRGRRAAAAAVIPGMALALSGCGSGAGTVKVSVAAYSSNPLCAKASAHWPVTVSSQTARKVSVSSPTVRAWGNPAIIARCGVGTPAPTAAGCLQTNGIDWVSSPLDDGTRFVTFGRSPAIEVLIPTKYAAWGLAAFAAAAGQIPQNAGHCS
- the rpmB gene encoding 50S ribosomal protein L28, giving the protein MAATCDVCGKGPGFGHSISHSHRRTKRRWNPNIQRVKALVGEAGVTPKRLNVCTSCLKAGKVKR
- a CDS encoding DAK2 domain-containing protein, translated to MPLAHLDLVALRRWVITARADLAAYADALNHLNVFPVPDGDTGTNLLMTVDGALAQLGDEAPSDIQHAAATMSEATLTSARGNSGVILSQLTRGIADVLREVDDDTLDGHHVAAILSRAARLARDGVSRPEGGTVLSVASAAASAAVAADAAGAELAGVVDAAVAGAGEALIRTRTEHEVLRRAGVVDAGGAGYLLVIEALQRVVRGDGGLAMSPGSAPEWLRISLDSAAVGPSGVPPDVCASESYDAGPAYEVMFLIADSDDARVRSLKQRLDALGDSLVVAGGPHLWSVHVHVDDVAAAVNHAVDAGRPHRFVISRFADEDRARARGARVVAIVRSDGVAEVAQAAGAEVLRSATQEVLHEAFAGHDVDTIVLCAGAQIRQEVERWATGSAYRTRLRPVASSSVEMIAALAVLDHEQPFETQLTAVQDAADTVVWREIVGGDSDDVVMRQARAFIDESVPRRELVTLVAGEHVSWADDLAAQVRTAYPHLEVQTVVGGAGEPTLTIGVE
- the thiL gene encoding thiamine-phosphate kinase encodes the protein MSAADEPATLGDINEDGLLAGIFPGLPTSDRVLIGPGDDAALLQVRTGATLATTDTMVLNRDWRDEWSTGYDVGHKLVTQNVADVAAMGGRCTGLLVTLVADAATSLTWVRAFNDGLCQAAVDAGTAVLGGDLSSAPVGVRMVSITALGEFEAGVSPVRRSGARVGDVVAVSGGLGRAAAGLLLLQRGREQDAPHLVDFQRRPVTDYAQGPAAARSGATAMLDISDGLVRDAGRIAAASGVLLAIDDAVLRSDVDDLAPYVGDQARQCVLAGGEEHTLLATFPSQSVPAGWRVIGSVEAGSGVTVGGEQHSGGGWDHFSA